The Loktanella sp. M215 genome includes a window with the following:
- a CDS encoding Gfo/Idh/MocA family oxidoreductase encodes MTSDPVRLGIAGLGRAFMLTVPAFQADSRIRIVAAAAPRADSRAAFEAQFGGRSYASVDELAADVNLDVIYVATPHQMHADHVIAGLRGGKHVIVDKPLSVSMEDADRMVAAAAETGCHLIVGPSHSFDAPVALARSMIDSGEYGRLRMVQAFNYTDFLYRPRRPEELRTEEGGGVLFSQGIHQIDMVRLLCGGRADRVVAMTGNWDPHRPTEGAYSALLSFIGGAFATITYSGYAHFDSDIWMDGIGELGAPKKATDYGKARSALQGLDAHSEAKLKTTRTFGQGALPTAATQHEHFGPVIALCDRADLRLTPSGVEVFGDQERKFFAAPAERGPRREVIDAVYDAVRHGNVPTQTGAWGRASLEVCHAILKSAESGNPVALSRQCGLYGEETKHE; translated from the coding sequence TTGACCTCTGATCCTGTGCGCCTCGGAATTGCCGGTCTTGGCCGTGCCTTTATGCTGACCGTGCCCGCGTTTCAGGCCGACTCCCGCATACGTATTGTTGCCGCCGCCGCTCCCCGGGCTGATAGCCGTGCCGCGTTTGAGGCGCAGTTCGGCGGGCGCAGCTATGCGTCAGTCGATGAGCTTGCGGCTGATGTGAACTTGGATGTGATCTATGTCGCGACACCGCACCAGATGCACGCCGATCACGTTATCGCAGGATTGCGCGGTGGCAAGCATGTCATTGTAGATAAGCCGCTTTCAGTCTCGATGGAGGATGCAGATCGCATGGTCGCCGCTGCCGCCGAGACAGGGTGCCATCTGATCGTAGGGCCAAGCCACAGCTTTGATGCGCCCGTTGCACTTGCTCGCAGCATGATCGACAGCGGTGAATATGGTCGTTTGCGTATGGTGCAGGCTTTCAACTACACCGATTTTCTCTACCGTCCCCGCCGGCCCGAAGAACTCCGCACGGAAGAGGGCGGCGGCGTCCTATTCAGCCAAGGGATCCACCAGATCGATATGGTCCGCCTGTTGTGTGGTGGCCGGGCTGACCGGGTTGTCGCGATGACCGGCAATTGGGATCCCCACCGGCCAACCGAAGGGGCTTATTCAGCATTGCTGTCCTTCATTGGGGGTGCCTTCGCAACGATCACCTATTCAGGTTACGCGCATTTTGACAGTGACATCTGGATGGACGGGATTGGAGAACTTGGCGCACCGAAGAAAGCAACTGATTACGGCAAGGCTCGTAGTGCGCTCCAAGGCCTTGACGCCCACTCCGAGGCGAAGCTGAAAACGACCCGGACCTTCGGTCAGGGTGCGCTTCCAACTGCCGCGACGCAGCACGAACATTTCGGCCCGGTGATCGCACTGTGCGACAGAGCTGATTTGCGTCTGACACCCAGCGGGGTGGAAGTATTCGGCGATCAGGAACGCAAGTTCTTTGCGGCACCTGCCGAACGAGGTCCACGGCGTGAAGTGATCGATGCAGTGTATGACGCCGTCAGGCATGGGAACGTGCCGACGCAGACAGGTGCATGGGGGCGTGCAAGCTTGGAAGTGTGCCACGCGATCCTGAAATCAGCAGAGAGCGGCAACCCTGTAGCCCTCTCACGTCAATGTGGACTGTACGGAGAGGAGACCAAACATGAGTAA
- a CDS encoding PDR/VanB family oxidoreductase, producing the protein MRVAQKRALTEQIAEFTLVPLEDANLPPYTAGAHVTVKTPSGAMRRYSLVGGTSDSSKYVIAVKREPQSRGGSASMHDMATEGTDLLVEPPENDFELTDVSEYLLIAGGIGVTPIYAMAQELERQKKRFKIIYCTRSQNETAYLDEMTVAFGDRILIHHDDGDPAKVYDFWDHFAEPQTTHVFCCGPQPLMEEIRAVSGHWPEGRVHFEDFKPVEVVRADDVAFDVTLSKSGKTVTVPADRSILEALRDSGHQTVSSCESGTCGTCKTRILKGEAEHRDMVLMDHEKGDHIMICVSRAKSGDLVLDL; encoded by the coding sequence ATGCGGGTCGCACAGAAGCGTGCGCTGACAGAACAGATCGCAGAATTCACCCTTGTTCCATTGGAAGATGCGAATTTGCCGCCCTACACGGCTGGGGCACATGTGACGGTTAAGACCCCGTCTGGTGCCATGCGGAGGTATTCTCTTGTCGGCGGAACCAGTGACTCTTCCAAATACGTCATTGCCGTGAAACGCGAGCCGCAGTCCCGAGGTGGGTCCGCATCTATGCACGATATGGCAACCGAAGGCACTGATCTTTTAGTGGAACCGCCTGAAAATGACTTCGAGCTGACCGACGTGAGTGAATATCTTCTAATTGCCGGAGGCATCGGTGTGACGCCGATCTATGCAATGGCACAGGAATTGGAACGTCAGAAAAAGCGCTTCAAAATCATTTACTGCACCCGCAGCCAGAACGAGACTGCTTATCTTGACGAGATGACCGTCGCTTTTGGGGATCGCATCCTGATTCATCACGACGACGGCGATCCTGCAAAAGTTTATGATTTTTGGGACCATTTTGCTGAACCCCAGACAACGCATGTCTTTTGTTGCGGGCCTCAGCCTTTGATGGAGGAAATCAGGGCCGTGTCCGGTCACTGGCCCGAAGGGCGCGTGCACTTCGAAGACTTTAAGCCGGTGGAAGTGGTTCGTGCCGATGACGTCGCCTTCGACGTGACCCTCTCGAAGTCTGGCAAAACGGTGACGGTCCCGGCAGATCGGTCAATCCTCGAAGCCCTGCGGGATTCGGGGCATCAGACTGTCAGTTCCTGCGAAAGTGGTACTTGCGGCACCTGCAAGACCCGCATTCTGAAGGGAGAGGCCGAGCATCGCGACATGGTGCTGATGGATCACGAAAAGGGCGACCACATCATGATCTGCGTGTCGCGGGCTAAGAGCGGGGACCTCGTCCTTGACCTCTGA
- a CDS encoding Rieske 2Fe-2S domain-containing protein, producing the protein MLTPEENDMLTQVSGETPMGKLMRQHWTPVCLLEEVSERDGKPLRVEVLGESYVAFRDTKGRLGMLDELCPHRKASLVYGRNEECGLRCLYHGWKMDVDGNVVAMSSEPEGSPLMDKVKARSYPVEEWGGFVWAWLGDQEDIPKFQPPAFAPTEDTPVAILKIRVPANWAQIHEGQIDSAHSSSLHSSTMKPARVESAGADDKSWYRPSTDKAPRMQTETTSYGFHYAAIRKPIKNAQTHHYLRVTEFIAPYYSLIPPNSSYKVASVIVPINDDETAFHFIAFGGPNVPSTNEWRAFNHAVPGEDLDEKWRTKRTLENDFMQDRNLMNEGHFTGVPGIPNEDIIMWVSMGSRVQRHTDVLGASDLAIVEFRRLMTDAARKVAEGGRAIGTDSVLPQAQIASHEGVYPKDIDWRTLVNSGVETKAAE; encoded by the coding sequence ATGCTTACACCCGAAGAAAATGACATGCTGACCCAAGTGTCAGGCGAGACGCCAATGGGGAAACTGATGCGTCAGCATTGGACCCCTGTCTGTTTGCTAGAGGAGGTTTCTGAACGGGATGGTAAGCCGCTTCGGGTGGAGGTTTTGGGCGAAAGTTATGTCGCATTCCGCGATACCAAGGGCCGCCTTGGTATGCTGGATGAGCTTTGTCCGCACCGCAAGGCATCCTTGGTCTATGGTCGCAACGAGGAATGTGGCCTGCGCTGCTTGTATCACGGCTGGAAGATGGATGTGGATGGCAATGTCGTCGCCATGTCGTCTGAACCAGAGGGCAGCCCGCTGATGGATAAGGTCAAGGCGCGGTCTTACCCAGTGGAGGAATGGGGCGGGTTCGTCTGGGCCTGGCTTGGCGATCAGGAAGACATTCCTAAATTCCAGCCGCCGGCCTTCGCACCCACCGAGGATACGCCCGTCGCGATCCTCAAAATCCGCGTGCCTGCTAATTGGGCACAAATTCACGAGGGCCAGATCGATAGTGCGCACTCGTCATCGTTGCATTCCTCTACGATGAAACCCGCGCGTGTCGAAAGCGCGGGAGCTGATGACAAATCTTGGTACCGTCCATCGACAGACAAGGCACCGCGGATGCAGACCGAAACTACCAGCTACGGGTTTCATTACGCAGCCATCCGCAAGCCCATCAAGAATGCGCAGACACATCACTATCTGCGGGTCACGGAATTTATCGCGCCATATTATTCGCTGATTCCGCCAAATAGCAGCTACAAGGTAGCCAGCGTCATCGTGCCTATTAACGACGATGAAACGGCTTTTCATTTTATCGCTTTTGGAGGGCCAAACGTACCTTCGACAAACGAATGGCGCGCGTTCAACCATGCCGTTCCAGGCGAGGACCTTGACGAGAAATGGCGTACCAAACGCACGTTGGAAAACGACTTCATGCAAGACCGTAACCTGATGAACGAAGGCCATTTCACAGGCGTTCCGGGCATCCCCAATGAAGATATCATCATGTGGGTATCTATGGGTAGCCGGGTGCAGCGCCATACTGATGTTTTGGGCGCTTCTGACCTTGCCATTGTCGAGTTTCGACGCCTTATGACGGATGCTGCTCGCAAGGTTGCGGAAGGCGGACGTGCGATTGGCACTGACTCCGTCTTGCCGCAGGCCCAAATTGCTTCGCACGAGGGTGTTTATCCGAAAGACATTGACTGGCGCACACTGGTTAATTCAGGAGTCGAAACTAAAGCTGCCGAATAA
- the sorB gene encoding SorB family sulfite dehydrogenase c-type cytochrome subunit: MKTFHIAALAGLTFLAQAAIADSVIYDMPYDGSVVFRAGDGSDVAEANCITCHSTDYIEYQPPGKGPDFWKAEVHKMIAIYGAPITEEDGDIIAAYLAAQY; encoded by the coding sequence ATGAAAACCTTTCACATAGCCGCTTTGGCTGGACTGACCTTCCTGGCCCAAGCCGCCATCGCGGATTCCGTCATCTATGACATGCCCTATGATGGCTCCGTCGTGTTCCGCGCCGGAGACGGATCAGATGTGGCCGAAGCCAATTGCATAACCTGCCATTCGACCGATTACATCGAATACCAGCCTCCCGGCAAAGGCCCTGACTTCTGGAAGGCCGAAGTACACAAGATGATCGCAATCTACGGTGCGCCAATTACCGAAGAGGATGGCGATATCATCGCTGCGTATCTGGCCGCACAGTACTAG
- the sorA gene encoding SorA family sulfite dehydrogenase catalytic subunit: MIASTGAAAGFVMAGGTPLLAETVSLGFENGDRSLVAYPGKRPLLQLSSRPPQLETPFSVFNEGMLTPNDAFFVRYHLADIPTEIDPDTFTLEIAGTVATPMSLSLADLKSQFDTIDLVAVHQCSGNSRGFVTPRVGGGQAGNGLMGNARWTGVSLKSVLEKAGVQDGAIQVAFEGLDGPVLPDTPDFTKSLELAHAMDGEVMLAWAMNGEDLPWLNGYPLRLVVPGHYGTYWVKHLNQIIVRDTPLDSFWMTTAYRIPDNSCACVEPGTKPETTVPIARFNVRSFITNVLDGAAVAANAPLALRGIAFDGGSGITEVSVSADDGKTWQKASLGEDMGKYAFREWTLSMPVASGEVSLLVRATNANGQTQPMQAQWNPSGYMRNVVETTRLTAA; this comes from the coding sequence ATGATCGCATCCACCGGGGCTGCTGCCGGATTCGTGATGGCTGGCGGCACGCCATTGCTCGCTGAAACAGTATCGCTGGGTTTTGAAAATGGAGATCGGTCGCTGGTCGCCTATCCGGGGAAGCGGCCTTTGCTGCAGCTGTCATCCCGACCGCCGCAGTTGGAGACGCCGTTCAGTGTGTTCAATGAAGGCATGTTGACCCCCAATGACGCGTTTTTCGTGCGGTACCACTTGGCTGACATCCCGACCGAGATTGATCCTGACACCTTCACACTCGAGATCGCCGGCACAGTGGCCACGCCCATGTCGCTGTCTCTCGCTGACCTGAAATCGCAATTCGATACGATTGATCTGGTCGCAGTTCATCAATGTTCAGGCAACAGCCGTGGCTTTGTCACGCCACGTGTCGGTGGTGGGCAGGCAGGGAATGGCTTGATGGGTAACGCACGCTGGACTGGCGTTTCCCTAAAATCCGTCCTTGAAAAGGCGGGCGTGCAAGACGGGGCGATTCAGGTCGCATTCGAAGGGTTGGATGGGCCTGTCCTGCCCGACACCCCCGACTTTACCAAGTCGCTGGAACTGGCCCATGCCATGGACGGCGAAGTCATGCTGGCGTGGGCCATGAATGGCGAAGATCTGCCCTGGCTGAATGGCTATCCTCTCCGTCTTGTGGTCCCGGGGCACTACGGCACCTACTGGGTCAAGCACCTCAACCAGATAATCGTGCGCGACACGCCATTGGACTCGTTCTGGATGACGACGGCCTATCGCATCCCGGACAACAGTTGCGCATGTGTCGAACCTGGCACCAAGCCTGAAACGACCGTGCCGATCGCCCGCTTCAACGTCCGGTCCTTTATCACCAATGTGCTGGATGGCGCGGCAGTAGCTGCGAATGCGCCGCTCGCACTGCGGGGAATAGCGTTCGATGGCGGATCTGGCATTACCGAGGTCAGCGTCTCCGCAGATGACGGCAAGACATGGCAAAAAGCATCCTTGGGCGAGGACATGGGAAAATACGCATTCCGCGAATGGACGCTGTCGATGCCCGTGGCGTCGGGTGAGGTGTCACTGTTGGTGCGCGCGACAAATGCGAACGGCCAGACCCAACCGATGCAAGCGCAATGGAACCCATCGGGCTATATGCGCAACGTCGTCGAAACCACACGTCTCACGGCAGCCTGA
- a CDS encoding anti-sigma factor family protein translates to MVDERTRDEQVSAYVDGALDPQDAARMAEAIARDPALASHVAHYQALRAGVASLASDTVIIAIPERYSGAGRPAWRPAVLAASAILIAAGAVWWLVLTGPISDDIPAQIIIAESSDLATMIAHFDKWASGAQNVTTEGPLIGIAAIVQANGLQQTSLERVTLPLGRKADALGFVGPSNCHLGLYVTAHAGDRPAGLAISDDGHVLIAQWAGPHQQMTMVSRSMNATRFAILALALRNGTDAPNEIHPDLLSSLATARQPCLG, encoded by the coding sequence GTGGTTGATGAACGAACTCGAGACGAACAGGTCAGCGCATATGTCGATGGCGCACTAGATCCGCAAGACGCGGCTCGGATGGCCGAGGCAATCGCACGCGATCCGGCGCTTGCCAGCCATGTGGCCCATTATCAGGCTTTGCGGGCAGGGGTCGCGTCACTGGCGTCAGACACAGTCATCATCGCGATCCCTGAGCGATACTCAGGAGCAGGAAGGCCTGCATGGCGTCCTGCCGTGCTGGCCGCCTCTGCCATCTTGATCGCAGCCGGCGCAGTATGGTGGTTAGTCCTGACTGGTCCCATTTCGGATGATATTCCGGCACAGATCATCATTGCAGAAAGTTCTGACCTTGCCACGATGATCGCACATTTCGATAAGTGGGCAAGTGGCGCTCAGAACGTGACAACGGAGGGTCCGCTCATCGGCATCGCCGCAATCGTTCAAGCCAATGGGTTGCAGCAGACGTCACTAGAAAGAGTCACCTTGCCACTTGGGCGCAAAGCGGACGCACTGGGTTTTGTCGGTCCCAGCAATTGCCATCTTGGGCTCTATGTGACCGCGCATGCCGGAGATCGCCCGGCCGGTCTCGCAATCTCAGATGACGGCCATGTCCTGATTGCACAATGGGCCGGACCCCATCAGCAGATGACGATGGTCTCGCGATCCATGAACGCGACTCGCTTCGCCATTCTCGCGCTGGCTCTGCGCAATGGGACTGACGCACCCAATGAGATACATCCCGATTTGCTCTCCTCTCTGGCGACGGCACGCCAGCCCTGTCTGGGCTGA
- a CDS encoding RNA polymerase sigma factor yields MLNANQRQMLTAAAGGLFGYALALTRNRDSAADLVQDCVVRAISAKQAPQDERAFRAWLFTIARHLWFDRLRSWRRRRAMQEAVDLDQRTSGALYDITVTHLAVREAFFLLSENHRDVLALVDIGGLTYDETAELLRIKRGTVMSRVSRARAALAEKLSGPHVVELPRKGKGMRRG; encoded by the coding sequence ATGCTGAATGCCAACCAACGCCAGATGCTCACCGCTGCCGCTGGCGGATTGTTCGGCTACGCGTTGGCGTTGACACGCAATCGCGATTCAGCCGCAGATCTCGTGCAAGATTGTGTCGTGCGTGCCATCTCAGCCAAGCAGGCGCCCCAGGACGAACGTGCATTTCGCGCGTGGCTGTTCACCATCGCACGGCATTTATGGTTCGATCGATTGCGATCGTGGCGCCGACGGCGCGCCATGCAAGAGGCGGTCGACCTGGATCAACGCACAAGCGGTGCACTCTACGATATCACGGTCACCCATCTGGCAGTCCGCGAGGCATTCTTTTTGCTGTCGGAAAATCACCGGGATGTGCTGGCGCTTGTGGACATCGGCGGGCTTACTTATGACGAAACCGCTGAACTTTTGCGGATTAAACGCGGCACGGTGATGAGCCGCGTGAGCCGTGCGCGTGCCGCCCTGGCAGAAAAGCTTTCAGGTCCGCATGTCGTGGAATTGCCGCGAAAGGGCAAAGGGATGCGCCGTGGTTGA
- a CDS encoding TDT family transporter, with translation MTFYKMRAVSLGLQPFSQLTSPMEIIRQFTPNWFAATMGTGILAIALAQLPDAFSSLGKALWLFNIALFTLFSALYAARWILFFHEAKRIFGHSVVSMFFGCIPMGLATIINGFLIFGLPSMGSIAIEVATVLWWIDVGMAALCGIAIPYLMFTRQSHAIDQMTAVWLLPMVAAEVAAVSGGLLAPHLADAHTQLLVLVWSYVLWALSVPIAMSVLVVLILRLAIHKLPHVSMAASSWLALGPIGTGALGLMTLGQAAPAIFAANDLGQYSSAAAGIGLIGGLLMWGYGLWWFAMAVLITGRYARDGLPFNLGWWGYTFPLGVFAVASLKLASLLPITAIYVFGLILVALLGAAWIVVGTRTVCGAWRGDLFAAPCLKDD, from the coding sequence ATGACATTCTACAAAATGCGCGCAGTATCGCTGGGATTGCAGCCTTTTTCGCAGCTGACCAGCCCAATGGAAATTATTCGCCAGTTCACCCCCAACTGGTTTGCGGCCACGATGGGAACGGGCATCCTCGCAATTGCGCTGGCACAACTTCCCGACGCGTTCAGCTCCCTTGGCAAAGCGCTTTGGCTGTTCAATATTGCCCTGTTCACGCTGTTTTCGGCGCTCTATGCGGCACGATGGATCTTATTCTTCCACGAAGCGAAGCGGATTTTCGGTCACTCGGTCGTCTCGATGTTTTTTGGCTGTATCCCGATGGGGTTGGCCACGATCATCAACGGATTTTTGATCTTTGGACTGCCATCAATGGGCAGCATCGCGATCGAGGTCGCGACCGTCTTATGGTGGATTGATGTCGGTATGGCAGCACTTTGTGGCATCGCCATACCCTATTTGATGTTCACCCGCCAAAGCCACGCCATCGATCAGATGACTGCCGTCTGGCTGTTGCCAATGGTTGCAGCCGAGGTCGCAGCGGTGTCGGGGGGGTTGCTGGCCCCGCACCTTGCCGACGCACATACCCAACTGCTGGTGCTGGTGTGGTCTTACGTCCTCTGGGCCCTGTCGGTCCCCATTGCGATGAGCGTCCTTGTCGTCCTGATCCTGCGGCTCGCCATCCACAAGTTGCCGCACGTTTCCATGGCGGCCTCCAGTTGGCTGGCGCTTGGACCGATCGGCACCGGGGCATTGGGCCTTATGACGTTAGGCCAGGCCGCCCCTGCCATCTTTGCGGCGAATGATCTGGGTCAGTATAGCAGCGCCGCGGCGGGCATCGGTCTCATCGGCGGATTGCTGATGTGGGGCTATGGGCTGTGGTGGTTTGCGATGGCAGTGCTCATCACCGGGCGCTATGCACGCGACGGTCTGCCATTCAACCTTGGTTGGTGGGGTTATACATTCCCGCTGGGTGTATTTGCCGTTGCTTCATTGAAGCTTGCGAGCTTGCTGCCGATTACTGCGATTTATGTTTTTGGCCTGATATTGGTGGCACTGTTGGGCGCTGCGTGGATCGTCGTCGGAACGCGCACGGTCTGCGGCGCCTGGCGTGGGGATCTGTTTGCAGCACCCTGCCTGAAGGACGATTGA
- a CDS encoding LysR family transcriptional regulator produces MTLEQLRIFIAVAERQHMTDAAHALNLTQSAVSAAIAALEERHDVLLFDRIGRGIVLTNLGRDFLPEARAVLARADEAAGCLSASTALAHGKLRLVSSQTVANYWLPPRMQSFHTAFPGIDLSLRILNTHAACQAIVTGEADLGFVEDHVADPQITLIPAATDHLVLVARADQAAHGDDLRTAPWVFREPGSGTRAILEQALKEAGIAVMDLSVVLELPSNEAVRAAVEAGAGIAALSHLVVADALQVGRLARLAFKLPERKFFAVNATQRHVSRATQAFIQHVIAP; encoded by the coding sequence ATGACGCTTGAACAACTTCGCATCTTCATTGCTGTGGCGGAACGTCAGCATATGACTGATGCGGCTCATGCGCTGAACCTGACCCAATCTGCCGTGAGTGCCGCCATTGCTGCGTTGGAAGAACGCCATGATGTGCTGCTGTTCGACCGCATTGGGCGCGGTATCGTGCTGACAAATCTTGGTCGTGATTTTCTGCCGGAAGCGCGCGCGGTTCTCGCCCGGGCAGACGAGGCTGCGGGCTGCCTCAGCGCATCCACCGCCCTTGCCCACGGCAAGCTGCGGCTTGTGTCCAGCCAGACGGTTGCAAACTACTGGCTTCCGCCCCGCATGCAGAGCTTCCACACAGCCTTTCCGGGAATTGATCTGTCACTGCGCATTCTGAACACCCATGCCGCCTGTCAGGCCATCGTCACGGGCGAAGCCGATCTGGGCTTCGTTGAAGATCACGTTGCGGACCCGCAAATCACCCTGATCCCCGCCGCTACAGATCACCTGGTGCTGGTCGCTCGCGCAGATCAGGCCGCGCACGGTGATGATCTGCGGACGGCACCGTGGGTCTTTCGCGAGCCTGGCTCGGGCACGCGTGCTATACTCGAGCAGGCACTGAAAGAGGCGGGCATTGCCGTCATGGATTTGTCTGTTGTCCTCGAGCTTCCCTCGAATGAAGCGGTGCGCGCTGCTGTCGAAGCTGGCGCCGGTATTGCGGCGCTGTCGCATCTGGTTGTCGCAGACGCCCTGCAGGTGGGGCGCCTGGCCCGATTAGCGTTCAAGCTGCCCGAGCGGAAGTTCTTTGCCGTAAATGCGACACAGCGTCATGTCAGTCGCGCGACCCAGGCATTTATCCAACATGTCATTGCGCCATGA
- a CDS encoding substrate-binding domain-containing protein, whose amino-acid sequence MKLISYVALNMAMVTPAFAQDTVMFDPDIVHEAKDGVVRLYGAGGPHTALQKVADLWQEQTGGTVAITFGPEPKWSQQAQADADIIWGTSEQSMTAFLETYKSFSSDQVMPIYLRPAIIAVKAGNPKSITGFDDLLAEGIKVVVTEGAGVGNTSGTGVWEDVAGRTGSLSDVVGLRKNIVAFEHGSGAGFKAFTDLDADAWITWPDWTSRNPEKIEAVAFSPDRAIWRDLNVALAPDADPEAQAFLNFLVTDEAQSLMKTEGWTR is encoded by the coding sequence ATGAAACTAATTTCATATGTGGCCCTGAATATGGCCATGGTGACCCCGGCTTTTGCGCAAGACACGGTGATGTTTGATCCCGACATTGTTCATGAGGCGAAGGACGGTGTTGTCCGCCTATATGGGGCGGGCGGCCCCCATACAGCACTTCAAAAAGTGGCCGATCTTTGGCAAGAGCAAACGGGAGGTACCGTCGCGATCACCTTCGGTCCCGAACCCAAATGGTCTCAGCAGGCCCAGGCAGATGCCGACATCATCTGGGGCACGTCCGAACAGTCGATGACGGCCTTTCTGGAGACCTACAAATCATTCTCGTCGGATCAAGTGATGCCGATTTACCTGCGTCCCGCCATTATTGCGGTCAAGGCCGGCAACCCCAAATCCATTACCGGTTTCGACGACCTGCTGGCAGAAGGCATCAAGGTCGTGGTGACCGAAGGCGCAGGCGTCGGAAACACATCTGGCACCGGCGTCTGGGAAGATGTGGCCGGACGTACGGGCAGCCTGTCGGACGTTGTCGGATTGCGTAAGAATATCGTCGCGTTTGAACATGGATCAGGTGCTGGTTTTAAAGCTTTTACCGATCTGGACGCTGACGCCTGGATCACTTGGCCTGACTGGACATCGCGTAACCCTGAAAAGATCGAGGCCGTTGCGTTCTCTCCTGACCGCGCAATCTGGCGCGATTTGAACGTCGCCCTGGCACCTGATGCTGATCCGGAGGCGCAGGCTTTTCTGAATTTTCTGGTGACCGATGAAGCACAGTCCCTGATGAAAACTGAAGGCTGGACCCGGTAA
- a CDS encoding recombinase family protein: MLIGYARVSKADGRQSLDLQRDALIAASVGEEQIYSDLASGKKDDRPGLEACLKALRDGDVLVVWKLDRLGRSLHHLVKTVSMLSERGVGLKVLTGQGAQIDTTTAAGRLSFGIFAALAEFESELIRERTVAGLQAARARGRKGGRKFALSKSQVRMAQAAMANRDTSVSELCKELGVRPVTLYRYVDPNGNLRDYGKRVLGA; the protein is encoded by the coding sequence ATGCTGATTGGCTATGCGCGCGTCTCTAAAGCCGATGGCAGGCAGTCTCTTGACCTGCAACGGGATGCCTTGATCGCGGCGAGCGTTGGAGAGGAGCAGATTTACTCGGATCTGGCATCTGGCAAAAAGGATGACCGGCCAGGGTTGGAGGCCTGCCTCAAGGCATTGCGTGACGGCGATGTTCTGGTTGTGTGGAAGCTCGATCGTTTGGGGCGTAGCCTGCATCATCTGGTCAAGACCGTCAGTATGCTGTCTGAGCGCGGGGTTGGCCTTAAAGTGCTCACCGGGCAAGGTGCGCAGATCGACACAACAACTGCGGCAGGACGGCTTTCATTCGGCATCTTTGCCGCTCTCGCCGAATTTGAAAGCGAGTTGATCCGTGAACGCACAGTGGCCGGTCTTCAGGCAGCCCGGGCGCGGGGGAGGAAAGGCGGACGAAAATTCGCGCTGTCAAAATCACAGGTGCGCATGGCACAGGCCGCAATGGCAAACCGCGACACGTCTGTTTCAGAACTTTGCAAAGAATTAGGCGTGAGGCCCGTTACTCTCTATCGCTACGTCGACCCGAACGGCAATCTGCGAGACTACGGCAAGCGCGTCCTCGGAGCCTAA